In the genome of Leptospira fletcheri, one region contains:
- a CDS encoding pyridoxal phosphate-dependent aminotransferase gives MRRNIVHSGADALIYEIRQIVAVAKKLEALGVQITYENIGDPIQKGEKVAPWMKKIVSDLILQDGSWAYTATQGYEKTRKFLAAKVNERGGAQISSDDLLFFNGLGDAVAKIFGFMRREARVLGPSPAYSTLSSAEAAHSGYEHLTYNLLPERGWMPDLEDLENKVKYNDSITGILMINPDNPTGAVYGKDVMRKIVGIAEKYDLMVICDETYAHINYSETGTIHLSEVIGDKVCGIALRSISKEFPWPGGRCGWLEIFNKEKDPVFARYIKSLLDAKMLEVCSTALPQMAIPEVYSHPEFIPHLKFRNEKFRKKAQSAVKYFDGLKGVRVVEPKGAFYLTVAFDEGTLKGNMSLPIRNSDAENFIRPLLEKCANDRRFVYYLLASTGICVVPLTSFCTDRHGFRVTLLEEDEEKFHWIYSTLRSSIEEYVRSA, from the coding sequence ATGAGAAGAAATATCGTTCATAGCGGTGCGGATGCTCTCATTTACGAGATTCGCCAGATCGTAGCGGTGGCAAAGAAATTGGAGGCTCTAGGCGTCCAAATCACGTACGAGAATATCGGAGATCCGATCCAAAAAGGGGAAAAGGTCGCTCCTTGGATGAAGAAGATCGTTTCCGATCTGATTTTACAGGACGGATCCTGGGCCTATACGGCTACCCAAGGATATGAAAAAACCCGTAAGTTCCTGGCTGCGAAAGTGAACGAGAGAGGAGGAGCCCAGATCTCCTCCGACGATTTATTATTCTTTAATGGACTCGGGGATGCGGTAGCGAAAATTTTCGGTTTCATGAGAAGGGAGGCCAGGGTCTTAGGACCGAGCCCTGCCTATTCCACGCTTTCCTCCGCAGAGGCAGCGCATTCCGGATACGAACACCTAACGTACAACCTTCTTCCGGAAAGGGGTTGGATGCCGGACCTTGAGGATCTAGAGAATAAGGTAAAATACAACGACTCGATCACCGGAATTCTGATGATCAATCCGGACAATCCTACGGGGGCGGTTTACGGAAAGGACGTCATGAGAAAGATCGTCGGGATCGCCGAAAAATACGACCTGATGGTGATCTGCGACGAGACCTACGCGCATATCAATTATTCCGAGACGGGGACCATCCATCTTTCCGAAGTGATCGGAGATAAGGTCTGCGGGATCGCTCTACGTTCCATATCCAAGGAATTCCCCTGGCCAGGAGGACGTTGCGGTTGGTTAGAGATTTTTAATAAAGAGAAGGATCCGGTTTTCGCCAGATATATAAAATCCTTATTGGATGCAAAAATGTTGGAAGTCTGTTCCACGGCTCTTCCCCAGATGGCAATTCCGGAAGTCTATTCCCATCCGGAATTCATTCCTCACCTGAAATTCAGGAACGAAAAATTCAGAAAAAAAGCCCAGAGTGCCGTGAAGTATTTCGACGGATTGAAAGGAGTTCGCGTCGTAGAACCCAAGGGCGCATTTTATCTGACGGTGGCCTTTGACGAAGGGACACTGAAAGGGAATATGTCTTTGCCGATCCGGAATTCCGACGCGGAAAATTTCATCAGACCTCTCCTGGAGAAATGCGCGAACGATCGGAGATTCGTGTACTATCTTCTCGCTTCCACCGGAATCTGCGTCGTGCCTCTCACTTCCTTCTGTACGGATAGACACGGATTTCGTGTGACCTTATTGGAAGAAGACGAGGAAAAATTCCACTGGATCTATTCCACGCTCCGGTCCAGCATCGAGGAATACGTCCGCTCGGCCTAG
- a CDS encoding S1C family serine protease produces the protein MRFSLPPVVAVNAGLAILLILILILPGEGGLSSFFRGDKPLQYREQKAGIELQNAFRNVYRSTKDSVVSIRTKKSDPIVSPYHYFDYRNERLATFGSGFLIHEKGYIVTNYHVIEGAESIEVITSDGGVFPAKFVGSHERADISLLKIREGSGLKPVSFGNSDEIEVGDWAIAIGSPFGLERSFSVGVVSAKYREDLDETGQTHIQIDSMINPGSSGGPLLNIYGEVIGINRLIRSDTGRNSGIGFAIPMNYARKIIQLIQENKGRTIRPATLGVMATVPLSDHRKALGIPNGWTGVLVYDIEAGSSAETSGIKRYDFILEANGLPVKNINDLRGQVGIVGLGGKLKLRIYRDKTLQELVVRLVQK, from the coding sequence ATGCGATTCTCTCTTCCTCCGGTAGTGGCGGTGAACGCCGGATTGGCCATACTTTTAATTCTGATCCTAATTCTTCCCGGGGAAGGCGGATTGTCTTCCTTTTTCCGAGGGGACAAACCTCTGCAATATAGGGAGCAGAAAGCCGGGATCGAACTGCAGAACGCTTTTCGAAACGTCTATCGTTCGACGAAGGATTCGGTCGTTTCCATCCGTACCAAAAAATCCGATCCTATCGTAAGTCCGTACCATTATTTCGATTATCGGAACGAGCGCTTGGCCACGTTCGGCAGCGGGTTCTTGATCCATGAAAAAGGGTACATCGTCACGAATTATCATGTGATCGAAGGGGCCGAAAGCATAGAGGTCATCACTTCGGACGGCGGGGTATTTCCGGCTAAGTTCGTTGGAAGTCACGAACGTGCGGATATTTCCCTCCTGAAAATCAGGGAAGGTTCCGGGTTGAAACCCGTCTCCTTCGGAAATTCGGACGAAATCGAGGTCGGGGATTGGGCCATCGCCATCGGTTCTCCTTTCGGCCTGGAACGTTCCTTTTCGGTCGGCGTGGTCTCCGCCAAGTATCGAGAAGATCTGGATGAAACCGGGCAGACCCATATCCAAATCGACAGCATGATCAATCCGGGTTCCAGCGGCGGACCTCTCCTGAATATCTACGGCGAGGTGATCGGTATCAACCGCTTGATCCGAAGCGACACGGGAAGGAACAGCGGAATCGGTTTTGCGATTCCGATGAATTACGCTAGGAAAATCATTCAACTGATCCAGGAAAATAAGGGGAGAACCATTCGTCCGGCGACTTTGGGAGTGATGGCTACAGTCCCTCTTTCGGACCATAGAAAGGCTTTGGGAATTCCGAACGGCTGGACCGGCGTGCTGGTCTACGATATAGAAGCCGGTTCTTCGGCGGAAACTTCCGGAATCAAAAGATACGATTTCATTTTGGAAGCGAACGGATTGCCCGTGAAAAATATTAATGATCTTCGTGGGCAGGTCGGAATAGTGGGATTAGGAGGGAAACTCAAACTCCGGATTTATCGGGATAAGACTCTCCAAGAACTCGTGGTTCGATTGGTCCAAAAATAA
- a CDS encoding aminopeptidase: METTSTHPVFPSTNRRLRFSIKLSPFFFLIWVASQGCLPYLFHLGKEQAKFMIYKRPFEEVFSDPNVPEKTKEKLREVERIRQYGISSLALSSKGGFKSYFALDRDAIGWHVSACHPLRFESYTWWFPILGSVPYKGYFSVEKAKEEEIRLRREGWDTRLRITAGYSTLGWFEDPLFSSQLYEDEGELASLVLHEMAHSTVYFPGDSTFNESYASFIEEEGSRAYLLSVGGRRRLESREKADKERKEYLNLLKKTAILLNEEYSKGGSDEDLKSRKKGLLAEFKKELKSQKWTHIESARLSEREWNNEDFVGMLRYHSGTTFFRRKFSEWNGDFAKFNEEMKKLGKLSESERRNLLREEAP; the protein is encoded by the coding sequence ATGGAAACTACCTCTACCCATCCTGTCTTTCCATCGACAAATCGTCGACTCCGATTCTCCATAAAGCTGAGTCCTTTCTTTTTCCTAATCTGGGTCGCCTCCCAAGGTTGCCTTCCCTATCTGTTTCATTTGGGAAAAGAACAGGCGAAATTCATGATCTACAAGCGACCTTTCGAAGAGGTATTTTCGGATCCGAACGTTCCGGAAAAAACCAAGGAAAAATTGAGAGAAGTGGAAAGAATCCGGCAATACGGAATCTCCTCCCTGGCCCTCTCTTCGAAAGGAGGATTCAAAAGTTATTTCGCACTGGATCGGGACGCGATCGGTTGGCATGTCAGCGCCTGCCATCCTTTGAGGTTTGAGTCCTATACTTGGTGGTTTCCGATCCTGGGCTCCGTTCCCTACAAGGGATATTTCTCCGTGGAAAAAGCGAAGGAGGAGGAAATCCGATTGAGACGGGAAGGTTGGGACACTCGTCTTCGGATTACGGCAGGTTATTCCACGTTGGGATGGTTTGAAGATCCGCTCTTTTCCTCGCAACTGTACGAGGATGAAGGGGAACTCGCATCCTTAGTGCTCCATGAAATGGCACATTCTACGGTTTATTTTCCGGGAGATTCCACATTTAACGAAAGTTATGCGAGTTTTATCGAAGAGGAAGGAAGCCGCGCTTATCTACTTTCGGTGGGGGGAAGACGCCGGCTCGAATCCAGAGAAAAAGCGGACAAGGAGAGGAAGGAATACCTGAATCTTTTGAAGAAGACGGCAATTCTGTTAAACGAAGAATATTCCAAAGGAGGATCCGACGAAGACTTGAAAAGTAGAAAAAAGGGGCTCCTCGCCGAATTCAAAAAGGAATTAAAAAGCCAAAAATGGACCCATATCGAATCCGCCAGACTATCCGAGCGGGAATGGAACAACGAGGATTTCGTAGGCATGCTCCGTTACCATTCCGGAACGACCTTTTTTCGAAGGAAATTCTCCGAATGGAACGGCGACTTTGCCAAGTTCAACGAGGAAATGAAAAAATTGGGAAAACTTTCCGAATCGGAACGACGGAACCTATTACGGGAGGAGGCCCCTTAG
- a CDS encoding PD40 domain-containing protein, whose amino-acid sequence MRRFGLALAFSALVPVFDCALLSSVEKIKPIEFDYGPISRNYFRPANDKPFPLTVQRGNNLYNSTTKDGRYLFYTTGQKGNFDIWFRDLKSSVVVPVTDHPSSEYKPAISPDGTKLVFVSEQYDSSGDLVLLKMKPSEWAIKILDGKRFLNTDFKFLTNPEYDTPGKSDRFLDTDPNWSPDNRHIVFSSDRLSPGIPNLVLMDSEGKEKPRRLTEKGAASPFWSEDGKSITFISYSDSERGEVYLFDTVSSRTKRITKDDYLDFSPSLSPDGRYLYYTSIRSDSDRNGKVDERDNSVIVRLDRTNGKEKRLTSGNFSLFDTKFSRFNGGSVLFTASFYDTMNVYFLPADGSVPKAADIGAQYELALEYKKKQSFEDFLLALDSIETYFAEDPLLPVFKAKARLEKYRESKRKGRIVVLNEIRKEMLSSKMHPTEGLGYAYLLEAEGSKPSELRDYSTSLRGVSGTDKQSLAALEEHIGTIYEEQGDEKSALERYELLSKSFPEFYNIRQIRKRIGAIRFSSSEESGWKLPEVLIFAANDPKSSLEDLRNIYELLESRTFLDRPDAEKIQIADAAETVNSLKTKSPFLSRYFAYLKAAGLKGQGEYKKSNAVLDSFVEQLKPEDPLFLKSHILKSENFRGVGDTRNSLAELRIFLENYDSNSGVPIDESEMERSFLYFENLARNYENRSDFLQASFHYFFNAENMFLAKSKNLFLDSLYKDYAIYYQKLMVDTSFKLAKSISEKNSKGLLGALNPVEFDPLDKKEGLLYVTQYYEKEKILPRARTFLDLATLYGYAYYLINRSVIRETYYYAAGTMDANKKEIALRDYKQAEYELRWIIFADPTYHDAYQLLGWLYQYVDIMKSRKISEEEPSDEENYKNVYGKYFPEKNFEENVELYSQILELLGEKFPNKKALSDLRLNLANNYFLLKNYPKADEQYALVESYSKVILFKAQFEDYRQKAVFLFNSARSSIYMSRYSEAIRKLKDAAALYSENEFPKLFSQSDFTGQFGSYREKLALIYTLIGLSSMESGDFGTSIAYYRDALKLNESSKLVDPVNLYNALALSLQKIGNLSESEENLKKAEESARERGINWFPKKVKITVWDYFWDFVFDAVLPDSTRVSGSGRFPEAIPVAYQPLLSSGIRLNNLLLEHNYSLSAEEIDKRLEYVSRKGLGGHFAGKLIQSQSWNDLGFVRYKRGEFGGAKQAFRLQKDYETSTSELGSRSFSSFRRSLYSLFAEIEADDSGIAGKYEKELADSSEYLESIKRRYLVSCISFFEDEDKISVRKRCADNFYRENYDFDVLSANVLYYSGEEKLKKKAWIEAFENLGKAASLLENPSGLPKEVVGLNQDPFSKKERVTHALSRASIFYRLGDSERAYLCLNFAEEMANEFFYGIELIQTWVLQARLDLASGKSAQAETKIGKAEDLLRNQAHIIADSKGFLLRDLYETKARIEAESGDLRSAFRTWKRYRTLLLFRNFQKGIWELEEGKKEYSEFETAWRNFRTSYLKYQSSLERRSDVKEAEANLTKSSSMAWESLAKLRNSLPGRRNFLNPFGNPEDRPLDSSESEFKILKIFGKNYIRIASSNGVRFSTVPGGEKEVLAELSRQPEWLRSKTIDPGNTSYAAAILGSARDAIFKADLEPIRTDDPGSFSSKTVATFVPLPDEPRVREIKSGNLGPLLEDTDVVVSPLPELESDFLFGERKPDRLDLKEIFSKNHKISTAIFWEKGVPSWRKVLKAATVSIGSGIDRVYICSVGDSCLNEVFRELRGETSAANVYRFGKLSGLRAPDTKRAGELLVDSRNFEMVGNDSKAYDSLFLARNYTKAGSDFALRIEENLLRVLRKKHGNGSVKEILALAYEPRAETQMEDLHFAICLSALLEHSDQNCDWADFSPEKKEIISAVVSLKAGNGKISPDLSVDPKVYDPFLLRIRLAEIALETYSPEVVRLQLAKAAKILPPKGGKERIARLEADLARQISLLEESSEPGGVPAELGDRDTGSAGEKEYRIHLGFLAKKKSSGKRISPVTLHSEIFGASPELFAGLDSSERGLLVDLLRYSLSEESAEEMSGFQNSYLDFELKKGNLPRACRVAMEISRAYYTRGNYEKAKAWLAKAEGISDDSSNPEIFYLKYKLNAIGGKVAETSSDSPFVDSMKFYREAFSKNSKDLLNVANRWVNSRKKIPFSPREKRELDDFLVYLQHLAFQKNDSESFFDLAVAKDRISAVRKSVLGRTPFFSDIPKFESVSFRLEEKLPPDQELLAVVDLGLTSFYIKFSRGKSNGDIAYKDNRRLKSSIFKYHEEAEKGGAEILLRESLETEYRQSIRIAKNKITYLYLSSYHFLVPLSPRSEEEVYYVTDPAVLLDNPPHREKDEFLPGFGILFKESSSTPDWLKRLFKLDTFEIGNMGTSRISPFLLIREPLELDENKGVLLGGKNVSEISGLKADGPWMLSASLLEDFFSGSNHFRDSLYFLQKGIRGSGIVNLGFQTDTHNSRFLRELTRRESVSIPLRNRFLKAMDAMKELYPFDKYWNGYRLFTTSFVVR is encoded by the coding sequence ATGCGCCGTTTCGGACTCGCGCTCGCATTTTCCGCCTTGGTTCCCGTCTTTGATTGCGCTTTACTTAGTTCCGTCGAAAAAATCAAACCGATAGAATTCGATTATGGACCGATTTCCCGAAATTATTTCCGACCTGCGAACGACAAACCTTTCCCTCTCACGGTTCAAAGGGGGAATAACTTATACAATTCGACCACGAAAGACGGACGCTATCTCTTCTATACGACCGGTCAAAAAGGGAATTTCGACATTTGGTTCCGCGACCTAAAGAGTTCCGTGGTCGTTCCCGTCACGGATCATCCCTCTTCGGAATACAAGCCCGCCATCAGTCCCGACGGAACGAAGCTGGTTTTCGTATCGGAGCAGTACGATTCCTCCGGCGACCTAGTCCTATTGAAGATGAAGCCCTCCGAATGGGCGATCAAGATTCTAGACGGGAAACGTTTTTTAAACACGGATTTCAAGTTCTTAACGAATCCTGAATATGATACTCCGGGAAAGTCCGATCGCTTTCTGGACACGGATCCGAATTGGAGCCCAGACAATCGGCACATCGTCTTTTCTTCCGATAGGCTCAGCCCGGGAATTCCGAATTTGGTTCTGATGGATTCGGAAGGAAAGGAGAAGCCTAGGAGATTGACCGAAAAAGGCGCCGCCAGTCCTTTTTGGTCGGAGGATGGAAAGTCCATTACGTTTATCTCCTATTCCGATTCGGAAAGAGGCGAGGTCTATCTCTTCGATACCGTCTCTTCCAGGACCAAGAGGATCACAAAGGACGATTATCTCGACTTTTCGCCGAGTCTGTCTCCGGACGGGCGGTATCTTTACTATACTTCCATTCGGAGCGATTCGGATAGAAACGGCAAAGTCGACGAACGCGACAATAGCGTGATCGTCCGGCTGGACCGAACGAACGGAAAGGAGAAGAGGTTGACTTCCGGAAATTTCTCCCTTTTCGATACGAAGTTCTCCAGGTTTAACGGAGGAAGCGTTCTCTTTACGGCTTCCTTTTACGATACGATGAACGTATATTTTTTGCCTGCGGACGGTTCCGTTCCTAAGGCTGCTGACATAGGCGCTCAGTACGAGTTGGCTCTGGAATATAAAAAGAAGCAGAGTTTCGAGGACTTTCTACTCGCCCTCGATTCCATAGAAACGTATTTCGCAGAAGACCCTCTGCTTCCCGTCTTTAAAGCCAAGGCCCGTCTCGAAAAATACCGGGAATCCAAAAGGAAGGGTCGGATCGTAGTTTTGAATGAGATCCGTAAAGAGATGCTCTCGTCCAAGATGCATCCTACGGAAGGCTTAGGCTATGCGTATCTGCTCGAAGCCGAGGGCTCGAAACCGAGCGAATTACGGGACTATTCAACTTCGCTGCGCGGAGTTTCCGGAACGGATAAGCAATCGCTTGCCGCGCTGGAGGAGCATATCGGGACGATCTACGAAGAGCAAGGGGACGAGAAGTCTGCATTGGAACGTTATGAACTTCTTTCCAAGTCCTTTCCCGAATTTTATAATATTCGACAAATCCGAAAAAGGATCGGAGCGATCCGTTTTTCCTCTTCGGAAGAATCCGGCTGGAAGCTCCCCGAAGTTCTGATTTTCGCGGCGAACGACCCTAAAAGTTCCCTGGAGGATCTTCGAAACATATACGAACTTTTGGAATCCAGGACGTTTTTAGATCGTCCCGATGCGGAAAAAATACAGATCGCGGACGCCGCAGAGACGGTAAATTCGTTAAAAACGAAATCCCCTTTTTTAAGCCGTTACTTCGCCTATTTGAAGGCCGCCGGGTTGAAGGGGCAGGGGGAATATAAAAAGAGTAATGCGGTTTTGGATTCCTTCGTCGAGCAATTGAAGCCGGAGGATCCTCTATTCTTAAAATCTCATATACTGAAATCCGAAAATTTTCGGGGAGTGGGGGATACTCGGAATTCCCTGGCCGAATTGAGGATCTTTTTGGAGAATTACGATTCTAATTCCGGAGTTCCCATCGACGAAAGCGAAATGGAGCGATCCTTTCTGTATTTCGAGAATCTCGCCCGGAATTACGAGAATAGATCCGATTTTTTACAGGCCTCTTTTCATTATTTTTTCAACGCCGAAAATATGTTTTTGGCCAAGAGTAAGAATCTCTTCCTGGATAGCTTATATAAGGACTACGCGATTTATTATCAAAAATTGATGGTCGATACGTCCTTTAAATTGGCCAAATCGATCAGCGAAAAGAATTCTAAGGGACTCCTAGGGGCCTTAAATCCGGTCGAATTCGATCCTTTGGACAAAAAGGAAGGGTTGCTTTACGTTACGCAATATTACGAAAAAGAGAAAATCCTTCCTAGGGCCAGGACCTTTCTGGATCTTGCGACTTTGTACGGATACGCCTATTATCTGATCAACAGATCCGTGATACGAGAGACGTATTATTATGCCGCCGGCACCATGGACGCGAATAAAAAGGAGATCGCGCTTAGGGATTACAAGCAGGCGGAATACGAGTTGCGATGGATCATCTTCGCGGACCCGACCTACCACGACGCTTATCAACTTTTGGGATGGTTGTACCAATACGTGGATATCATGAAGTCCCGGAAAATTTCGGAGGAAGAACCGTCGGACGAGGAAAATTATAAGAATGTCTACGGAAAATATTTCCCGGAAAAGAATTTCGAAGAGAACGTCGAACTTTATAGCCAAATCCTGGAATTGCTGGGGGAGAAATTCCCGAATAAGAAAGCCCTTTCCGATCTACGGTTGAATCTCGCGAATAATTACTTTTTACTGAAGAATTATCCGAAAGCGGACGAGCAATACGCGTTGGTCGAATCCTATTCCAAGGTCATTCTTTTCAAAGCACAGTTCGAGGATTACCGCCAAAAAGCCGTCTTTCTTTTTAACTCCGCAAGATCGTCCATATACATGTCCCGGTATTCCGAGGCCATCCGAAAATTGAAGGATGCCGCCGCGCTCTATTCCGAAAACGAATTCCCGAAATTGTTCTCTCAATCGGATTTTACGGGCCAGTTCGGAAGTTACAGAGAGAAACTGGCGCTCATATATACGCTGATCGGGCTTTCTTCCATGGAGTCCGGAGATTTCGGCACTTCGATCGCCTATTACCGGGATGCATTAAAGCTGAACGAAAGTTCGAAGCTGGTGGATCCGGTCAATCTCTACAATGCGTTGGCTCTGAGTTTGCAGAAGATCGGGAATCTTTCTGAGTCGGAAGAGAATCTGAAAAAAGCCGAGGAATCGGCCCGCGAACGAGGAATCAATTGGTTTCCCAAGAAAGTTAAGATCACCGTCTGGGATTATTTTTGGGATTTCGTATTCGATGCGGTCCTCCCGGATTCCACCCGAGTCTCGGGTTCCGGACGATTTCCCGAGGCGATTCCTGTCGCTTATCAACCTTTGCTTTCCTCAGGGATCCGATTGAACAACCTACTCCTGGAGCATAATTACAGTTTATCCGCGGAAGAAATCGATAAACGACTGGAATACGTGAGCCGTAAAGGTTTAGGCGGACACTTCGCAGGCAAGCTGATCCAATCCCAATCTTGGAACGATCTGGGATTCGTTCGGTACAAAAGAGGGGAATTCGGAGGCGCTAAGCAGGCGTTCCGCCTCCAGAAGGATTACGAGACATCGACCAGCGAACTCGGTTCCCGTTCCTTTTCTTCCTTTAGGAGATCATTATATTCTCTTTTTGCCGAAATCGAGGCCGACGATTCGGGGATCGCGGGCAAGTATGAGAAAGAACTCGCCGATTCATCCGAATATTTGGAGTCCATAAAGCGGAGATATCTGGTTTCCTGCATATCCTTCTTCGAGGATGAGGATAAAATTTCGGTCAGAAAAAGATGCGCCGATAATTTCTACCGGGAAAATTACGATTTCGACGTACTCTCCGCGAACGTACTCTATTATTCGGGTGAAGAAAAACTGAAAAAGAAGGCTTGGATCGAAGCCTTCGAAAATCTGGGGAAGGCCGCAAGTCTGCTGGAGAATCCCTCCGGCCTTCCTAAGGAAGTGGTGGGCCTGAATCAGGATCCGTTTAGCAAAAAGGAACGTGTGACTCATGCGCTAAGTCGAGCGAGTATTTTTTACCGTCTCGGAGATTCCGAGAGAGCCTATCTTTGTTTGAATTTTGCGGAAGAGATGGCGAACGAATTCTTTTACGGCATCGAGCTGATACAGACATGGGTCCTACAGGCTCGTCTGGATCTGGCCTCCGGAAAATCCGCCCAAGCGGAAACGAAAATCGGTAAGGCGGAAGATCTTCTCCGGAATCAAGCGCACATCATAGCCGATTCCAAGGGTTTTCTATTAAGGGATTTGTACGAAACCAAGGCGCGTATCGAAGCGGAGTCGGGTGATTTACGGTCCGCCTTCCGGACTTGGAAACGGTATCGAACCTTGCTCTTGTTCCGAAATTTCCAAAAGGGAATTTGGGAGTTGGAGGAGGGCAAAAAAGAATACTCCGAGTTTGAGACCGCCTGGAGGAATTTTCGGACGTCGTATCTGAAATACCAATCCTCTCTAGAAAGGAGAAGCGACGTCAAAGAAGCGGAAGCGAATCTGACCAAATCCTCTTCTATGGCCTGGGAATCCCTTGCAAAACTAAGGAATTCTCTTCCGGGAAGGAGAAATTTTCTAAACCCGTTCGGCAATCCGGAAGACCGCCCTCTCGACTCTTCGGAATCCGAATTTAAGATTCTCAAAATATTCGGGAAAAATTATATACGAATCGCATCCTCGAACGGGGTTCGATTTTCAACCGTCCCAGGAGGAGAGAAGGAGGTTTTGGCCGAACTTTCCCGACAGCCGGAATGGCTTCGCTCTAAAACGATTGATCCCGGAAATACGAGCTACGCAGCCGCTATACTTGGATCCGCGCGAGACGCGATTTTCAAAGCGGACCTGGAACCGATTAGAACCGATGACCCGGGAAGTTTTTCCTCTAAGACAGTGGCTACGTTTGTCCCTCTTCCCGACGAGCCCCGAGTTCGAGAAATCAAAAGCGGGAATCTGGGGCCGCTCTTGGAGGATACGGACGTAGTCGTTTCTCCCTTGCCGGAATTGGAAAGCGATTTTCTTTTCGGAGAAAGAAAGCCGGACAGGCTGGATTTAAAAGAGATCTTTTCCAAAAATCATAAAATTTCGACCGCGATTTTTTGGGAAAAGGGTGTTCCTTCCTGGAGGAAAGTGCTGAAAGCCGCAACGGTCTCTATCGGATCCGGAATCGATCGGGTGTATATTTGTTCTGTCGGAGATAGTTGTTTAAACGAAGTGTTTCGGGAATTGCGAGGGGAAACCTCCGCAGCAAACGTTTACCGTTTCGGTAAATTGTCCGGCTTGCGGGCGCCGGACACGAAACGGGCGGGAGAACTTCTCGTCGATTCCAGAAATTTTGAGATGGTCGGAAACGATTCCAAGGCATACGATTCCCTTTTTCTTGCCCGCAATTATACGAAAGCCGGGTCCGATTTTGCGCTCAGGATCGAGGAAAATCTACTCAGGGTCCTGAGGAAAAAACACGGAAACGGCTCGGTAAAAGAGATCTTAGCTCTGGCATACGAACCTAGGGCCGAGACCCAGATGGAGGATCTTCATTTCGCAATTTGCCTTTCCGCATTACTGGAGCATTCCGATCAGAATTGCGATTGGGCCGATTTCTCTCCGGAAAAAAAAGAAATCATCTCCGCGGTCGTATCTCTAAAAGCGGGCAACGGAAAAATCTCTCCCGACCTTTCCGTCGATCCGAAAGTCTATGATCCGTTTTTATTGCGGATCCGATTGGCCGAAATCGCTTTGGAAACCTATTCGCCGGAAGTGGTGCGGTTACAATTGGCAAAAGCGGCGAAGATCCTTCCGCCTAAGGGAGGGAAGGAGCGTATTGCGCGCCTTGAGGCCGACCTCGCGAGACAAATTTCCTTGTTAGAGGAATCATCGGAACCTGGCGGAGTGCCCGCGGAACTCGGCGATCGGGATACCGGTTCCGCCGGGGAGAAGGAATATAGAATTCACTTGGGCTTTCTTGCCAAAAAGAAATCCTCCGGAAAAAGAATTTCCCCCGTTACCCTGCACTCGGAAATTTTCGGAGCTTCCCCCGAATTGTTTGCGGGCCTAGATTCCTCGGAGCGAGGACTTCTGGTGGATCTTTTGAGATATTCGTTAAGCGAAGAGTCCGCCGAGGAAATGTCCGGCTTTCAGAATTCTTATCTGGACTTCGAATTGAAAAAGGGGAATCTTCCCCGGGCTTGCCGTGTCGCGATGGAGATCTCCCGCGCGTATTACACGAGAGGAAATTACGAAAAGGCGAAAGCATGGCTCGCCAAAGCGGAAGGGATCTCGGACGATTCTTCGAATCCCGAGATTTTCTATTTAAAATATAAATTAAACGCGATCGGTGGAAAAGTCGCTGAGACTTCTTCCGATTCGCCTTTTGTCGATTCCATGAAATTCTATCGGGAAGCATTTTCTAAGAACTCCAAGGATTTGTTGAACGTAGCGAATCGCTGGGTGAACTCCCGGAAAAAAATCCCTTTTTCTCCCCGGGAAAAAAGGGAATTGGACGATTTTTTGGTCTACCTGCAGCACCTCGCGTTTCAGAAGAACGATTCGGAATCGTTCTTCGATCTTGCCGTCGCAAAGGATCGGATTTCGGCGGTTCGGAAAAGCGTCTTGGGCAGAACTCCTTTCTTTTCGGACATTCCGAAATTCGAATCCGTCTCGTTCCGTTTGGAGGAAAAATTGCCCCCCGACCAGGAATTGCTTGCTGTGGTCGATCTGGGATTGACTTCCTTTTACATCAAGTTTTCACGCGGGAAATCCAACGGGGATATCGCCTACAAGGACAATCGCAGGCTTAAGTCGTCTATATTCAAATATCATGAAGAAGCGGAAAAAGGAGGCGCGGAAATTCTGCTCCGGGAATCGCTGGAAACGGAATACCGTCAGAGTATCCGGATTGCGAAAAATAAGATCACGTATCTATATTTATCCTCCTATCATTTTCTAGTTCCTCTCAGTCCCCGCTCCGAGGAGGAAGTCTATTACGTAACGGATCCGGCAGTTTTGCTCGACAATCCTCCGCATCGGGAAAAGGACGAGTTTTTGCCGGGATTCGGTATCCTGTTCAAGGAAAGTTCCTCCACTCCCGATTGGTTAAAGCGCCTATTCAAGTTGGATACATTCGAAATCGGGAATATGGGAACGTCTCGAATATCCCCGTTTTTGCTGATCCGGGAACCTTTGGAGCTGGATGAAAATAAAGGAGTTTTGCTCGGCGGCAAAAACGTATCTGAAATTTCAGGGTTGAAGGCGGACGGACCTTGGATGCTATCCGCCTCCCTCCTGGAGGATTTTTTTTCAGGATCGAATCATTTCCGCGATTCCTTATATTTTCTTCAAAAAGGAATTCGCGGATCCGGAATCGTAAATTTAGGCTTCCAGACGGATACTCATAACTCGCGATTTTTACGGGAACTGACTCGAAGGGAAAGCGTAAGCATCCCTTTACGGAACCGATTTTTGAAGGCAATGGATGCGATGAAGGAGTTGTATCCTTTCGATAAATATTGGAACGGATATAGGCTTTTTACCACTTCTTTTGTGGTGCGTTAG